ATAACTTCATTGGATATACCATACTGGTCAAAAAGGCGCTTGAGGTACATGGCTACCTCGGTCTCTCCACCCGGGGGATTCACCGATTGTATTCGTACCAAATCCGCCAAGATTTGCTCAACTTGCAAGTCTCCGCTCCTTTCCAGTGTCTAAATCAAGATTAACGCCCATATCCAACCAGTTTACCGTAAATCATATCGTGCACCTGTCGCAGACAGTTCCTAACCCTGGGCACTAACTTCATATATTTCCCGAACAGGTGACGCTGTCAGGCAATCGTTGAATTTGGCCAATTGCTCTTGAAAGAAACCGCTCTCTTCGGTGGCAATTATATCCTCTTCATTATCCCACAAGGTAATGGCAATGCCTTTACCTGTTTTCCGGTCAGTCAGGAAATAGCCTGTACGCGAACCCTTCTTGGCTTGGCGAGCTGGTGTGACATTCTCTTTGTAAATCCTGACTGCTTCATCTATCATATTGCTCTTCCATTGGAATGTTACTATTCGTGCAAACACAGTATGTACCTCCCATTTCTTATGTTGTCATTCCATACGCTTGACATCGAATTATACACTTAATTCTTCATAAGTCAATAAGAATGGCATTAAACTATTATTACGAAACGGCTCAACAATACGTCAGATTTCTACTGCGAAGGAAGTATCACACTGTTGATGGTGCTGTCTTATGCGGTGGGGGCTTGAACTCATTTGACAAAAAGACCCCCTTCAGTGTAAAATCTATTGTTTAGTTTAAGTTTAGGTTATTACAGCATTTTAAAGCACATTCAACCACTTTAGTGATGGATGACCGGAACTCTAACTAAAAGTATAAAGAGAGGAGGTCATCCAATGGCTTTTCAAGAAAAGTCTCTCCAGTGTTCCGATTGTGGCACCACGTTCACCTTCAGCGCTGAAGAACAGGAGTTCTTCCAATCCAGGGGCTATACTAATGAGCCCAAGCGCTGCCCTTCGTGCCGCCAGGCCAGGAAACAAGAGCGCTATGGAAGTGGCGGGTCCGGTTATGACCAGCGGCGCCAGATGTTCCCTGCGGTATGTGCCGA
Above is a genomic segment from Chloroflexota bacterium containing:
- a CDS encoding zinc-ribbon domain containing protein → MAFQEKSLQCSDCGTTFTFSAEEQEFFQSRGYTNEPKRCPSCRQARKQERYGSGGSGYDQRRQMFPAVCAECGKDTEVPFEPRGDKPVYCSDCYRKVRQSG